One part of the Scatophagus argus isolate fScaArg1 chromosome 12, fScaArg1.pri, whole genome shotgun sequence genome encodes these proteins:
- the LOC124068191 gene encoding serine protease 23, producing MTPRESCLSTHLLLFLQLVLPLTLSFLHPPHQPQVHVPTLVPHAPMPLIRPRFSAHTQLDFSTHCNSSCFHRGEWEAQREQLTEKLAFETLYADGSRTLTTVDVEGDEEFGKGTDHFAPQRRGSRDKRRHKRVRRQIYGADGRFNIQGDKFLLDYPFSTAVRISTGCTGVLVSQQHVLTAAHCVHDGKDYVKGARKLRVGFLIPPSINATKAGLASAKKPMVRWVRVKRTRVPKGWIQGPQEISMDFDYALLELRWPHRRPFMRLSVAPSSDDLAGKRIHFSGFDSDRSGELVYRFCPVEEESSDLIYQHCDARPGASGSGVYGRVWDNSLERWERKVIGIFSGHQWLEIDGENRDYNVAVRITPLKFAQICYWLHGNGLDCGQD from the coding sequence ATGACGCCACGTGAGAGCTGCCTCTCGACTCACCTGCTCCTGTTCCTCCAGCTCGTCCTCCCTCTCACCCTGTCCTTCCTGCACCCTCCTCACCAACCCCAAGTCCACGTCCCCACGCTGGTGCCCCATGCACCAATGCCTCTCATCCGCCCCCGTTTCAGCGCTCACACTCAACTGGACTTCTCCACTCACTGCAACTCGAGCTGCTTCCACAGAGGAGAGTGGGAGGCCCAGAGGGAGCAGCTCACGGAGAAGCTGGCCTTTGAGACGCTGTATGCTGACGGCTCCCGCACTCTCACTACGGTAGATGTGGAGGGTGATGAGGAGTTTGGAAAGGGCACGGATCACTTTGCTCCGCAGCGGAGAGGATCAAGAGATAAACGCAGGCACAAACGTGTGAGGCGGCAGATCTACGGAGCAGACGGACGTTTTAACATCCAAGGTGACAAGTTCCTGTTGGACTACCCTTTCTCCACAGCTGTGCGGATCTCCACCGGCTGCACCGGCGTTCTTGTGTCTCAGCAGCATGTCCTCACAGCTGCCCACTGTGTGCATGATGGGAAGGATTATGTCAAGGGGGCACGGAAGCTCAGGGTGGGCTTCCTGATTCCTCCGTCCATCAATGCTACCAAGGCCGGCCTCGCTTCCGCCAAGAAGCCTATGGTCCGCTGGGTGAGGGTGAAACGTACCCGTGTGCCAAAGGGCTGGATCCAGGGCCCTCAGGAGATCAGCATGGACTTTGATTATGCCCTGCTGGAGCTGCGTTGGCCTCACAGACGTCCTTTCATGCGTCTCTCCGTGGCTCCCTCCTCTGACGACCTGGCAGGGAAGCGCATCCACTTCTCTGGTTTTGACAGCGACAGGTCCGGGGAGCTGGTGTACAGATTTTGTCCTGTGGAAGAAGAGTCCAGTGACCTGATATACCAGCACTGCGATGCCCGACCCGGAGCGAGCGGCTCTGGGGTGTATGGAAGAGTATGGGACAACAGTTTAGAGCGCTGGGAGAGGAAAGTCATTGGCATTTTCTCTGGACACCAGTGGCTGGAGATAGACGGGGAGAACCGGGATTATAATGTGGCCGTGCGCATCACTCCTCTGAAGTTTGCTCAGATCTGTTACTGGCTGCACGGCAACGGACTAGACTGTGGACAGGACTGA